The following are from one region of the Mycobacteriales bacterium genome:
- a CDS encoding NAD-dependent epimerase/dehydratase family protein: protein MTQPSTPVRRRRSAPTIGVTGAAGPLGAALVQRLVQQVRAPKVVAIDTVRRHHPGATWRVADIRDPALASRLAGLTTVVHLATDRSSSTPLAERRAVNVRGTEVLVEAAQAAGVRRIVLLTSAMVYGAFATNPVPLDEDAPVMNEPPDGLVGDWIAMEQAAMRRTGDGDGLELAIVRPASLVGAVADSLLPGMFEAVRLFGIRDARCHWQFCHVDDLLDALVAAAFGEVTGPVTVGCDGWLTRAEIEAISGMRSVVVRSAVAFATADRLHRIGALGAAPSDLHYLIHPWVVGSQQLHKTGWEPRWTNETALREHLRVLGDRAGRSLVVVDRKDATRAAAGAAAGAGATLAVIGSLALARARARRR, encoded by the coding sequence GTGACCCAGCCGAGTACGCCGGTTCGCCGACGGCGAAGCGCACCCACGATCGGGGTGACCGGTGCGGCGGGCCCGCTCGGTGCGGCCCTGGTGCAGCGCCTGGTCCAACAGGTCCGCGCGCCCAAGGTGGTGGCGATCGACACCGTGCGCCGCCACCATCCCGGCGCGACCTGGCGAGTCGCGGACATCCGCGATCCCGCGCTTGCCAGCCGGCTGGCCGGGCTGACGACGGTGGTTCATCTCGCGACCGATCGATCGAGCTCGACCCCGCTCGCGGAGCGACGTGCGGTGAACGTCCGCGGCACCGAGGTCCTGGTCGAGGCGGCCCAAGCCGCGGGAGTACGCCGGATCGTGCTGCTCACCAGCGCGATGGTGTACGGCGCGTTCGCAACCAACCCCGTGCCGCTCGACGAGGACGCGCCGGTCATGAACGAGCCGCCCGACGGCCTGGTGGGTGACTGGATCGCGATGGAGCAGGCGGCGATGCGGCGTACCGGCGATGGCGACGGCCTCGAGCTCGCCATCGTGCGCCCTGCCTCACTGGTCGGTGCCGTGGCCGACTCGTTGCTGCCGGGGATGTTCGAGGCGGTCCGACTGTTCGGCATTCGCGACGCGCGTTGCCATTGGCAGTTCTGTCACGTCGACGACCTGCTGGATGCACTGGTGGCGGCGGCCTTCGGTGAGGTGACCGGCCCGGTGACCGTCGGTTGCGACGGGTGGCTGACCCGCGCGGAGATCGAGGCGATCTCGGGCATGCGCTCCGTCGTCGTGCGCTCTGCCGTTGCGTTCGCCACGGCGGACCGGTTGCATCGCATCGGCGCGCTGGGAGCGGCGCCGAGCGACCTGCACTATCTGATCCATCCCTGGGTCGTCGGTTCGCAGCAGCTGCACAAGACGGGGTGGGAGCCGCGCTGGACCAACGAGACGGCGCTGCGCGAGCACCTGCGGGTGCTCGGTGACCGCGCCGGTCGAAGCCTGGTCGTCGTCGATCGCAAGGACGCGACCCGCGCGGCGGCGGGCGCGGCAGCGGGCGCGGGCGCGACGCTTGCGGTGATCGGCTCACTTGCTCTGGCCCGGGCCCGCGCGCGACGACGGTGA
- a CDS encoding site-specific integrase, whose amino-acid sequence MASVVWRRGGWELRYRDRSGREQTERFRGPQTRKAPAEVVERKAEVERDLRRGTYVPVHERRTTFGEYYDRWHAHRRVSATRAYTDEGRAKLHVLPYWKTWRLEEIRPSDIDDWIHDLSTKMGPTSVRHCYALLRGPLRRAVKDRIIDDPCIDIVLPAKPEIRKTFDDVLTAEELDRLVAAVADPGEKYSGLRTNARYAAVVFMGGWLGPRWNEAIGLRVCDINPLRRELTFGRIVVNQNGGKTFTEAMSKTEDARTIPVPTEVMDALTTHIATYLPDAKRSDFLFTTTNGTHPLRGNFVRDVLHAGATRAKLEGRKVTWLTLRHTGASLMFDAGLTLFEVQQRLGHKDPNLTAKIYTHLMRERFEEGRERLENYMAEKRNVTSSNVLTEK is encoded by the coding sequence ATGGCGAGTGTGGTGTGGCGACGCGGCGGCTGGGAGCTGAGGTATCGGGACCGGTCGGGGCGGGAGCAGACTGAACGGTTCCGCGGACCGCAGACCCGCAAGGCCCCCGCCGAGGTCGTCGAGCGCAAGGCCGAGGTGGAGCGGGACCTGCGCCGCGGCACCTACGTGCCAGTGCACGAGAGGCGGACAACCTTCGGGGAGTACTACGACCGCTGGCACGCCCACCGCCGGGTCTCCGCCACCCGCGCCTACACCGACGAGGGCCGCGCGAAGCTGCACGTGCTGCCGTACTGGAAGACCTGGCGGCTGGAGGAGATCCGCCCCTCCGACATCGACGACTGGATCCACGACCTGTCCACCAAGATGGGTCCGACCAGCGTGCGGCACTGCTACGCCCTGCTGCGGGGTCCGTTGCGGCGGGCGGTGAAGGACCGGATCATCGACGACCCCTGCATCGACATCGTGCTGCCGGCCAAGCCGGAGATCCGTAAGACCTTCGACGACGTCCTCACCGCCGAAGAACTCGACCGGCTAGTCGCCGCCGTCGCGGACCCGGGGGAGAAGTACTCCGGCCTGCGGACGAACGCCCGGTACGCCGCCGTGGTGTTCATGGGCGGCTGGTTGGGTCCGCGGTGGAACGAAGCCATCGGGCTGCGGGTGTGTGACATCAACCCGCTACGCAGGGAACTGACGTTCGGGCGGATCGTGGTCAACCAGAACGGCGGGAAGACGTTCACCGAGGCGATGAGCAAGACCGAGGACGCCCGCACCATCCCCGTCCCCACCGAGGTGATGGACGCGCTCACCACGCACATCGCGACCTACCTGCCGGACGCTAAGCGCAGTGACTTCCTGTTCACCACCACCAACGGCACCCACCCGCTACGCGGGAACTTCGTCCGCGACGTCCTCCACGCCGGGGCGACCCGAGCGAAGCTCGAAGGGCGGAAGGTCACCTGGCTCACCCTGCGCCACACCGGCGCCTCACTCATGTTCGACGCCGGGCTCACCCTGTTCGAAGTTCAGCAGCGACTTGGGCACAAGGACCCGAACCTCACCGCGAAGATCTATACCCACCTCATGCGGGAACGCTTCGAAGAAGGCCGCGAACGGCTCGAGAACTACATGGCGGAAAAGCGCAACGTGACGTCGTCGAACGTGCTGACAGAGAAATAG
- a CDS encoding BldC family transcriptional regulator has product MSTTPNADGVARNHDRLLTPGEVATLFRVDPKTVTRWAASRRIPSILTPGGHRRFRESDIVECLRRYSD; this is encoded by the coding sequence GTGTCCACTACCCCGAACGCCGACGGCGTTGCCCGGAACCATGATCGCCTACTGACGCCGGGTGAAGTAGCCACTCTGTTCCGCGTCGATCCCAAGACCGTCACTCGGTGGGCAGCCAGTCGTCGTATCCCAAGCATCCTGACGCCCGGCGGACATCGCCGGTTCCGCGAGTCGGACATCGTCGAGTGCCTTCGTCGCTACAGCGACTAA
- a CDS encoding PDZ domain-containing protein, translating into MSRRAVTLGAAVVVLIALLGVARFVKVPYVILLPGPVTDTLGNIPGTDTTTGKPGGPVIQISGATIQPTSGHLYMTTVEELPGDCGSDPSLWDAVKAWFSKTQTVEPQQVECPPGQTSKAVQQQDAQEMSQSQTDAATAALFELGYKPTTQHVTVSSVESGVPAAKVLQPGDVILALNGQAVSTLNQVHSLITKLSVGATVTITLRRDGKTRTVTTTTIKGLDGAPMIGFSPDRIATFGNVKVRIGIDPDVIGGPSAGTALALGIIDKLTPGGLTGGRTIAGTGTVDGFGQVGPIGGIQQKIAAAVHAGASVFFAPASECSDAKAAAPKSLTLVKVTTLKGAVQALETIKAGGTSFPRC; encoded by the coding sequence ATGAGCCGGCGCGCCGTCACGTTGGGCGCTGCCGTGGTGGTACTCATCGCGCTGCTCGGAGTCGCGCGCTTCGTCAAGGTTCCCTACGTCATCCTGCTGCCCGGTCCGGTCACGGACACGCTCGGCAACATTCCGGGGACGGACACGACGACCGGCAAGCCGGGCGGTCCAGTCATCCAGATCTCCGGCGCGACCATTCAGCCGACCTCCGGGCATCTCTACATGACGACGGTCGAGGAGCTGCCCGGCGACTGCGGCTCCGACCCGAGTCTGTGGGACGCGGTGAAGGCGTGGTTCAGCAAGACCCAGACGGTAGAGCCGCAGCAGGTCGAGTGCCCGCCGGGCCAGACCAGCAAGGCGGTCCAGCAGCAGGACGCGCAGGAGATGTCGCAGTCGCAGACCGATGCAGCGACCGCTGCGTTGTTCGAGCTCGGCTACAAGCCGACCACCCAGCACGTGACGGTGAGCTCGGTCGAGAGCGGCGTACCTGCCGCGAAGGTGCTGCAGCCTGGGGACGTCATCCTCGCCCTCAACGGTCAGGCGGTCAGCACGCTCAACCAGGTGCACTCGCTGATCACGAAGCTCTCGGTGGGAGCGACGGTCACCATCACCCTTCGGCGCGACGGCAAGACCCGCACGGTGACGACCACCACGATCAAGGGCCTCGACGGCGCGCCCATGATCGGCTTCAGCCCGGACCGCATCGCGACGTTCGGCAACGTCAAGGTGCGCATCGGAATCGATCCGGACGTGATCGGCGGCCCGAGCGCGGGGACCGCGCTTGCCCTCGGCATCATCGACAAGCTGACGCCCGGCGGGTTGACCGGAGGGCGGACGATCGCCGGCACCGGCACGGTCGACGGGTTCGGGCAGGTAGGTCCGATTGGCGGCATCCAGCAGAAGATCGCCGCGGCCGTGCACGCCGGCGCGTCCGTCTTCTTCGCGCCGGCAAGCGAGTGTTCGGACGCGAAAGCGGCGGCGCCGAAGTCCCTGACGCTCGTGAAGGTCACCACGTTGAAGGGCGCGGTTCAGGCGCTGGAGACGATCAAGGCCGGCGGTACGTCGTTCCCGCGCTGCTAG
- a CDS encoding restriction endonuclease has product MLSLNDPITRVSTRIDSAAWAELDIYTVGDLLLHFPVRITPAPPRRVINELRHLEHAAVAGWVAHNNQQLMEVDGYHRRVWVPVTYLRDRGAVPLHITWLEDRRNPPDLRVGDHLVVAGTAWTVRKGVRHKLLSAGMSDPDFTWIRSSNQIPTPGIDGPEVDYVDSEAVPSYAIIATVWHALSNVQLPGVPGHASPDEFRDALRCSHAPQSSEQNQWAYENRTWMEAAIREATKARPRMPEPRLIKTPQDAELMARDVMRSLGFAGAEVTPAGRDGGVDVRARGALAQVKLEGVKTDAPRVQALLGIAQYNHAQALFFSLAGYTTAAVAWAEQTRMALFEFDYVGGVVARSSEAHRLLVQGA; this is encoded by the coding sequence GTGCTCAGCCTCAACGACCCGATCACCCGGGTCTCGACGCGGATCGACTCTGCCGCTTGGGCAGAGCTCGATATCTACACGGTCGGCGACTTGCTCCTGCACTTCCCGGTGCGGATCACGCCGGCGCCGCCGCGACGCGTCATCAATGAACTGCGACACCTTGAGCATGCCGCTGTAGCCGGTTGGGTGGCACATAACAACCAACAGTTGATGGAGGTCGACGGCTACCACCGACGAGTGTGGGTACCCGTCACCTATCTGCGTGACAGGGGTGCAGTTCCACTGCACATCACGTGGCTGGAGGACAGACGGAACCCCCCAGATCTCAGAGTTGGCGATCACTTGGTCGTCGCAGGTACCGCTTGGACGGTACGGAAGGGCGTGCGGCACAAACTATTGAGTGCGGGGATGAGTGATCCGGACTTCACGTGGATCAGATCGTCGAATCAAATCCCAACGCCCGGGATAGACGGCCCTGAAGTTGATTATGTGGACTCGGAGGCGGTTCCGTCCTACGCGATCATCGCGACCGTCTGGCACGCGCTCAGCAACGTTCAACTACCCGGAGTACCTGGACACGCGTCACCAGATGAGTTTCGCGACGCGCTGCGTTGCTCGCACGCCCCCCAGAGCTCGGAACAGAACCAGTGGGCATACGAGAACCGCACCTGGATGGAAGCCGCCATACGCGAAGCGACCAAGGCGCGACCGAGGATGCCGGAACCTCGTCTGATCAAGACGCCGCAGGACGCCGAACTGATGGCGCGCGATGTGATGCGGTCTCTCGGTTTCGCCGGAGCGGAAGTCACGCCAGCCGGGCGAGACGGCGGGGTCGACGTGCGCGCGCGAGGAGCACTCGCTCAGGTGAAGTTGGAGGGGGTGAAGACGGATGCCCCGCGCGTCCAAGCGCTATTGGGGATCGCACAGTACAACCACGCTCAGGCTCTGTTCTTCTCGCTGGCGGGCTACACCACGGCCGCCGTCGCCTGGGCCGAGCAGACCCGCATGGCATTGTTCGAGTTCGACTATGTGGGCGGCGTCGTCGCTCGGTCGTCAGAGGCGCACCGGCTGCTGGTTCAAGGGGCTTGA
- a CDS encoding UPF0182 family protein, protein MTFNVPRPQMPSLPRVTRRARWIAVVIVAIIVLLIALSVFVDQYTNLLWFRSVGYTSVFSRRLVTELLLFFVFGAVMAIVVAANVIVAYRFRPQVRPVSPEQDQLERYRRALQPARGWVLGAIVVLIGLITGASASRRWKTWLLWRNGQKFGIKDPQFHRDVSYFAFTYPMQRFVLGTLFAIVIVSLVAVLITSYLYGALRVQTPGPKWTPAGRVHISILLGVFLLLKAIAYWLDRYGLAFSGRGIVTGPSYTDVHAVLPAKTILVFVAIICALLFFATIVTGNWTLPAVAFGLMLFSAIVIGGLYPLLIQHYKVSPSAQDLEAKYISRNINATRIAYGITPQQVKTEAYDGVSTGTPAEQRTAVNSDVQLRVLDPNIVSQTFEQLQQQRSFYTFANTLDVDRYKLPGSTTPTDVVIGTREISINELQPNQKNWINEHLVYTHGYGVVAAQADSSEPDGSPDFIESDLPPKGELGNFQPQIYFGEDSPKYSIVGAPRNTQPRELNYPSSSAASGQVNNTYQGGGGVPIGSTFRKLMYAWKFKDKNILLSSGVNSASRILYIRDPRQRVAKIAPWLTLDGDPYPVINNGQILWVVDGYTTSDGFPYSEQESLSSSTKTSLNTVGNTIAAQKNAKINYIRNSVKATVNAYTGQVELYAWNQTADPDPVLKTWEKAFPGIVKPENDMPPGLMAHMRYPEDLFNIQRLLIAHYHVTNPKAFYNGTEFWNVPLDPTVSQSVPQPSYYMTMSPDGGTTKPVFSLTSPLVSLSLRNLTAYLSVNSQPGADYGQFTLLTLPSDTGLAGPGQVQNLLDSNTSISRQYSLLNSNGSRVLKGNMLTVPVDGGMLYVEPWYVQASGGQTFPVLRKFLAYSNGTAAFQTTLGDALNQVFGVKGSTSTGPPSSGTQPPPSTSITLRQAIADAQSAETAAQAALRRGDFAQYGVEERKLAAALRRIAAAAGTKTPAPSSSSSPAPSSSPSKSAGG, encoded by the coding sequence GTGACCTTCAACGTCCCGCGACCGCAGATGCCTTCCCTGCCGCGGGTCACCCGCCGAGCGCGGTGGATTGCCGTCGTCATCGTCGCGATCATCGTCCTCCTGATCGCGCTGTCGGTCTTCGTGGACCAGTACACGAACCTGCTGTGGTTCCGCTCCGTCGGCTACACGTCGGTGTTCAGCCGGCGGCTGGTCACCGAGCTGTTGCTCTTCTTCGTGTTCGGTGCGGTCATGGCGATCGTCGTCGCCGCGAACGTGATCGTTGCTTACCGGTTCCGGCCGCAGGTCCGGCCGGTGTCGCCGGAGCAGGACCAGCTCGAGCGCTATCGCCGGGCGCTACAGCCCGCCCGCGGTTGGGTGCTCGGAGCCATCGTGGTGCTGATCGGCCTCATCACGGGTGCGTCGGCGTCGCGCCGCTGGAAGACCTGGCTGCTCTGGCGCAACGGGCAGAAGTTCGGCATCAAGGACCCGCAGTTCCATCGCGACGTCTCCTACTTCGCCTTCACCTACCCGATGCAGCGGTTCGTGCTGGGCACGCTGTTCGCCATCGTGATCGTCTCGCTGGTGGCGGTGCTGATCACGTCGTACCTCTACGGCGCGCTGCGGGTCCAGACTCCGGGACCGAAGTGGACGCCGGCCGGTCGGGTGCACATCTCGATCCTGCTCGGGGTCTTCCTGCTGCTGAAGGCGATTGCGTACTGGCTGGACCGCTACGGCCTCGCCTTCTCCGGGCGCGGGATCGTCACCGGCCCGTCGTACACCGATGTGCACGCCGTCCTGCCGGCGAAGACCATCCTGGTGTTCGTCGCGATCATCTGCGCCCTGCTGTTCTTCGCGACCATCGTCACGGGCAACTGGACGCTGCCGGCGGTCGCGTTCGGGTTGATGTTGTTCTCCGCGATCGTCATCGGCGGGCTCTACCCGCTGCTCATCCAGCACTACAAGGTGAGTCCGAGCGCGCAGGATCTCGAGGCGAAGTACATCTCGCGCAACATCAATGCCACGCGGATCGCCTACGGGATCACGCCGCAGCAGGTGAAGACCGAGGCGTACGACGGGGTTTCGACCGGCACCCCCGCTGAGCAACGCACCGCGGTCAACTCCGACGTCCAGCTGCGCGTTCTCGACCCGAACATCGTTTCCCAGACCTTCGAACAGCTCCAGCAGCAGCGCTCGTTCTACACCTTTGCGAACACCCTGGACGTCGACCGCTACAAGTTGCCTGGGAGCACGACTCCGACCGATGTCGTGATCGGGACGCGCGAGATTTCGATCAACGAGCTCCAGCCCAACCAGAAGAACTGGATCAACGAGCACCTCGTCTACACCCACGGCTACGGCGTGGTGGCGGCGCAGGCCGACAGCTCGGAGCCGGACGGCTCGCCGGACTTCATCGAGTCAGACCTGCCGCCGAAGGGGGAGCTCGGCAACTTCCAGCCGCAGATCTACTTCGGCGAGGACTCGCCGAAGTACTCGATCGTCGGTGCACCGAGGAACACCCAGCCGCGCGAGCTCAACTACCCATCGAGCTCCGCCGCGAGCGGGCAGGTGAACAACACCTACCAAGGTGGCGGTGGCGTGCCGATCGGGTCGACCTTCCGCAAGCTGATGTACGCGTGGAAGTTCAAGGACAAGAACATCCTGCTGTCGAGCGGTGTCAACTCCGCTTCTCGGATTCTGTACATCCGTGACCCTCGGCAGCGGGTGGCCAAGATCGCACCGTGGCTAACCCTCGACGGCGACCCGTACCCCGTCATCAACAACGGGCAGATCCTCTGGGTGGTCGACGGCTACACGACCAGTGACGGATTCCCCTACTCCGAGCAGGAGTCCCTGAGCTCGTCGACGAAGACCTCGCTCAACACGGTCGGTAACACGATCGCGGCGCAGAAGAACGCGAAGATCAACTACATCCGCAACTCCGTGAAGGCGACCGTCAACGCGTACACCGGTCAGGTCGAGCTGTATGCGTGGAACCAGACGGCGGATCCGGACCCCGTGCTGAAGACCTGGGAGAAGGCCTTCCCCGGCATCGTCAAGCCCGAGAACGACATGCCGCCGGGTCTGATGGCGCACATGCGCTACCCCGAGGACCTGTTCAACATCCAGCGGCTGTTGATCGCGCACTACCACGTGACGAACCCGAAGGCGTTCTACAACGGCACCGAGTTCTGGAACGTGCCGCTCGATCCCACGGTCTCCCAGTCGGTGCCGCAGCCGTCGTACTACATGACGATGTCGCCGGACGGCGGAACGACCAAGCCGGTGTTCTCGCTGACGTCGCCACTGGTCTCGCTGAGCCTGCGCAACTTGACGGCGTACTTATCCGTCAACTCTCAACCAGGGGCGGACTATGGCCAATTCACGTTGCTGACGCTGCCGTCAGATACCGGGTTGGCCGGGCCGGGTCAGGTGCAGAACCTGCTGGACTCGAACACCTCGATCTCCCGGCAATACTCGCTGCTGAACTCGAACGGCTCGCGGGTGCTCAAGGGCAACATGCTCACGGTGCCGGTGGACGGCGGGATGCTGTACGTCGAGCCCTGGTACGTGCAGGCCTCGGGCGGTCAGACCTTCCCCGTGCTCCGCAAGTTCCTGGCCTACTCCAACGGCACTGCCGCGTTCCAGACCACGCTCGGTGATGCGCTCAACCAAGTCTTCGGTGTCAAGGGCTCGACGAGCACCGGCCCGCCATCGAGCGGGACCCAACCGCCGCCGAGCACGTCCATCACGCTGCGCCAGGCGATCGCCGACGCGCAGTCCGCCGAGACTGCCGCGCAGGCCGCGCTGCGGCGAGGGGACTTCGCGCAGTACGGCGTCGAGGAGCGCAAATTGGCGGCCGCACTGCGGCGGATCGCAGCGGCGGCCGGCACCAAGACGCCGGCGCCGTCCAGCAGTAGCTCGCCCGCGCCGTCGAGCTCGCCGTCGAAGAGCGCGGGCGGGTAG
- a CDS encoding molybdenum cofactor biosynthesis protein MoaE codes for MTELLRTGGVRLVEIRSTVLSVDEVIAAVSGPELGGAVMFLGTVRNEDHGRAVRRLDYSAHPSADTELARVAGEVAADAPAVALAALHRVGELDVGEIAVVVGAAAPHRDEAFRVGRVLIDRIKAEVPLWKRQSFADGAHEWVGACD; via the coding sequence GTGACGGAGCTGCTGCGCACCGGCGGCGTGCGGCTGGTCGAGATCCGCTCGACCGTGCTCTCGGTCGACGAGGTGATCGCTGCGGTCAGCGGGCCCGAGCTCGGGGGAGCGGTGATGTTCCTCGGCACCGTTCGCAACGAGGACCACGGGCGCGCCGTCCGGCGACTCGACTACAGCGCGCACCCCAGCGCGGATACCGAGCTGGCTCGAGTGGCCGGCGAGGTGGCCGCGGATGCGCCCGCGGTTGCGCTCGCGGCGCTGCACCGGGTCGGCGAGCTCGACGTCGGCGAGATCGCCGTGGTGGTCGGCGCGGCGGCCCCGCACCGGGACGAGGCCTTCCGCGTGGGCCGGGTCCTCATCGACCGGATCAAGGCGGAGGTGCCGCTGTGGAAGCGGCAGAGCTTCGCCGACGGCGCCCACGAATGGGTAGGTGCCTGCGACTGA